In the Euphorbia lathyris chromosome 5, ddEupLath1.1, whole genome shotgun sequence genome, one interval contains:
- the LOC136229833 gene encoding beta-glucosidase 14-like, translating into MTMKVQQLKMGEDHAYGIPSLKKSSGSVADNSNASITTNQYHRYKEDVRILKDIGFYIYRFSISWSRVLPKGGRRGGVNKKGINHYNKLINHLLSKGIKPIVTLFHWDLPQVIEDQYQGFLNPKIIDDFRGYAELCFNTFGDRVKLWVTINEPMMYAQQGYASATFAPGRCSNRSRCSTGDSSVEPYIVAHHLLLAHAAAVKLYKEKYQISKKGQIGISLNTNWMVPYSNSQKDQPATDRGFAFTYGRFMEPLYSGSYPLEIIVNVGKRLPNFTKEESNTIKGSYDFIGINYYTPRYIADTPCRTQNLNYITDAYIDIKSM; encoded by the exons ATGACAATGAAGGTGCAACAACTAAAGATGGGAGAGGACCATGCATATGGGATACCTTCATTAAAAAAATCCTCAG GTTCTGTAGCTGACAACAGTAATGCTAGTATTACCACTAACCAGTATCATAGATACAAG GAAGATGTACGTATACTGAAAGACATaggtttttatatttatagattttccatcTCTTGGTCTAGAGTTTTACCTA AAGGAGGGCGACGTGGAGGAGTAAATAAAAAAGGCATCAACCACTATAATAAACTCATTAATCACCTATTATCAAAAG GTATCAAACCGATTGTAACTCTATTCCATTGGGATCTTCCACAAGTTATAGAAGATCAATATCAAGGTTTTCTAAACCCTAAAATTAT TGATGATTTTCGTGGTTATGCTGAGTTGTGCTTTAATACATTTGGCGATCGAGTAAAGCTTTGGGTCACTATAAATGAGCCAATGATGTATGCACAACAAGGTTATGCAAGTGCAACGTTTGCTCCAGGTAGATGTTCAAACCGTTCAAGATGCTCTACAGGTGATTCCAGTGTTGAACCATACATAGTAGCACACCATCTACTCCTTGCTCATGCTGCCGCGGTCAAactatataaagaaaaatatcag ATTTCCAAAAAAGGTCAAATTGGAATTTCACTAAATACTAACTGGATGGTGCCATACTCAAATTCACAAAAAGACCAACCGGCAACAGATCGAGGTTTTGCTTTTACATATGGTag GTTTATGGAGCCACTATATTCTGGATCTTACCCACTAGAAATAATTGTTAATGTGGGAAAAAGATTACCAAATTTTACTAAGGAGGAATCCAATACGATTAAAGGATCTTATGATTTCATCGGAATCAATTACTATACTCCGAGATATATTGCTGATACTCCTTGTCGAACTCAAAATTTGAACTACATCACTGACGCTTATATCGATATTAAAAGTATGTAA
- the LOC136229318 gene encoding aldehyde dehydrogenase 22A1-like isoform X2, whose translation MPFCIHVTMVRLDVCAHVSSMILRAFLSLSQSFSGDLYPSWSGCFYFRIIQAALAAVGAPENLVDIITGFAETGEALVSSADKIIFVGSPGVGKVIMRNAANTLVPVTFELGGKDAFIVCKDVDVPQVAQIAVRAALQSSGQNCAGAERFYVHKDVHSSFVSEITKIVKSVSAGFI comes from the exons ATGCCATTCTGTATCCATGTTACCATGGTTAGATTAGATGTATGTGCACATGTCTCTTCTATGATTTTGAGGGCCTTTCTCTCGCTCTCTCAATCTTTTTCTGGCGATCTGTATccaagttggtcaggatgtttCTACTTTCGAATAATCCAAGCTGCACTTGCTGCAGTAGGAGCTCCAGAAAATCTGGTTGACATAATAACAGG ATTTGCTGAAACGGGAGAAGCACTTGTCTCTTCAGCTGATAAAATCATATTTGTCGGATCACCTGGTGTGGGTAAAGTG ATAATGAGAAATGCTGCCAACACACTTGTACCTGTTACATTTGAGCTTGGTGGAAAAGATGCATTCATTGTGTGTAAAGATGTGGACGTGCCTCAA GTCGCACAAATTGCTGTGAGGGCTGCTCTTCAATCAAGTGGGCAGAACTGTGCTGGAGCTGAGAGATTTTATGTTCATAAAGACGTACATTCTTCTTTTGTCAGTGAAATTACCAAGATTGTAAAATCTGTTTCAGCT